The proteins below are encoded in one region of Paenibacillus albus:
- a CDS encoding SDR family NAD(P)-dependent oxidoreductase, which produces MNRFEGKVAFITGGATGVGYATAARLASEGAAVIITGRRADVGHQAEAALRAQGFKAQFIAGDVSDEQSVAAMFAQIEETYGRLDILVNNAATFEPMQFLGANMKDWRKVFDIIVNGTFLCTQAAARLMASQGTKGAIINVSSINSSRALEESSSYNAAKGAMDQLTRNTALELINVGIRVNSVALGFIETPMSVVDGVKEHETDWFQDIYVARGKIAQRRQGQPEEVAGVIAFLASVDASYMCGAVIPVDGGLSITF; this is translated from the coding sequence ATGAATCGTTTCGAAGGGAAAGTCGCCTTCATTACAGGCGGCGCTACTGGGGTTGGCTATGCGACGGCAGCAAGACTGGCCTCAGAAGGAGCCGCGGTCATCATCACGGGACGCCGCGCCGATGTCGGGCATCAGGCGGAAGCCGCGCTGCGAGCGCAAGGCTTCAAGGCGCAGTTCATCGCTGGCGATGTATCGGACGAGCAATCCGTTGCGGCAATGTTCGCGCAGATTGAGGAGACCTATGGCAGGCTCGATATTCTCGTGAACAATGCGGCAACGTTTGAGCCGATGCAGTTCCTCGGTGCCAACATGAAGGATTGGCGCAAGGTGTTCGACATTATCGTGAATGGCACATTCCTTTGTACGCAAGCGGCTGCAAGGCTTATGGCTTCCCAAGGCACGAAAGGCGCAATTATCAACGTTTCCTCTATTAACAGCAGTCGTGCTCTGGAAGAGTCCTCAAGCTATAACGCAGCAAAAGGAGCCATGGACCAGCTAACGCGCAATACGGCACTTGAGCTAATCAACGTAGGCATTCGCGTCAATTCGGTTGCACTCGGCTTCATCGAAACGCCGATGTCGGTCGTTGATGGCGTTAAGGAGCACGAGACGGATTGGTTCCAAGATATCTACGTCGCCCGCGGCAAAATCGCCCAAAGGCGTCAGGGGCAGCCGGAGGAAGTGGCCGGCGTCATTGCATTCCTGGCATCGGTGGATGCGTCTTATATGTGCGGTGCGGTTATTCCGGTCGACGGCGGGCTGTCGATTACATTCTAA
- a CDS encoding mandelate racemase/muconate lactonizing enzyme family protein, with protein MKITEVESIYLRIPDLDAERCDGTQDTLMIRIHTDEGIIGYGEVDSVPLVAKACIDAPPSHSIATGLRSLLIGENPLEIDRLWDKMYRGTIYFGRGGPAMHAMSGIDMALWDIAGKKAGRPVSEMLGGTYRSKLKAYASSLMPDTIEEAVSLAGQFAEEGYKAMKFGWGPIGRDAKFDEQQVRAIRETVGPDIDIMIDGGLVWDLKGALRMAEVYEKYGVFWLEEPLHPENLADYQELSRRTSLRVAGGEQESGVTAFRRLIEEGGHDIVQPDLGRCGGLTEGKRIAYMAHERHKLVVPHAFKTGILVAASTHFAASIPNGFMIEHTASTSPLARELVSEKITFKDGYVHVPDRPGLGITVDEAIVNKYRVN; from the coding sequence ATGAAGATTACTGAAGTTGAATCCATTTACCTGCGTATTCCCGACCTTGATGCTGAACGCTGCGACGGCACTCAAGACACGCTTATGATCCGCATTCATACGGATGAGGGTATTATCGGCTACGGCGAGGTTGACTCCGTTCCACTCGTGGCAAAAGCATGCATCGACGCTCCCCCATCCCATTCCATTGCGACAGGGCTTCGTTCGCTGTTGATCGGCGAGAATCCACTCGAGATCGACCGCCTCTGGGACAAAATGTACCGTGGCACCATCTACTTCGGTCGCGGAGGTCCTGCTATGCACGCGATGAGCGGGATCGACATGGCGCTTTGGGATATTGCCGGCAAGAAAGCAGGCCGTCCCGTATCCGAGATGCTCGGCGGTACGTATCGTTCCAAGCTTAAGGCTTACGCAAGCTCGCTTATGCCAGATACGATTGAAGAAGCGGTCAGCCTTGCAGGACAGTTCGCGGAAGAAGGCTACAAAGCGATGAAGTTCGGCTGGGGCCCGATCGGACGCGACGCGAAGTTCGACGAGCAGCAGGTTCGCGCAATCCGCGAGACGGTTGGTCCGGATATCGATATTATGATTGACGGCGGTCTTGTATGGGATTTAAAAGGTGCGCTTCGTATGGCAGAAGTGTACGAGAAGTACGGGGTATTTTGGCTGGAGGAGCCGCTTCACCCGGAGAATCTGGCTGACTACCAGGAGCTGTCGAGACGGACATCACTTCGCGTTGCAGGCGGCGAGCAGGAGAGCGGCGTAACCGCATTCCGCCGTCTGATTGAAGAGGGCGGGCACGACATCGTGCAGCCGGACCTTGGCCGCTGCGGCGGTCTGACCGAAGGGAAACGGATCGCATATATGGCGCATGAGCGTCATAAGCTGGTGGTGCCGCATGCGTTCAAGACAGGCATCCTCGTTGCGGCAAGCACGCATTTTGCAGCATCGATTCCGAACGGCTTTATGATCGAGCATACGGCTTCGACTTCACCGCTGGCGCGCGAGCTCGTATCGGAGAAGATCACGTTCAAGGACGGATATGTTCATGTCCCAGACCGTCCGGGTCTTGGCATCACCGTCGACGAAGCGATCGTAAACAAATATCGCGTCAACTAG
- a CDS encoding GntR family transcriptional regulator, whose amino-acid sequence MSEFTFKQQANTSLREKVTNDLREAILNGHLLPGARIKEMDIAEQMGVSRGPIREAIRQLEREGLLLSYPYKETVVADLDADEVQNILMPIRFHIEWFVVKRYLGKLDESFFAKQQVIIDEMRAAVENGEKSRLVDLDILFHQSILELATERTVMLTWQSIVNQIRLHFTKNISFYNLDNMERDHQELMDAFLTKDLDLIQQAILKHLDSDDNLLCFTK is encoded by the coding sequence ATGTCCGAATTTACATTTAAGCAGCAAGCCAACACGTCGCTTCGCGAGAAAGTGACGAATGATCTGCGAGAAGCGATTCTAAACGGTCATCTTCTCCCTGGCGCACGCATTAAAGAGATGGACATCGCCGAGCAAATGGGCGTCAGCCGCGGGCCGATTCGTGAGGCGATCCGCCAGCTGGAGCGCGAGGGTCTACTGCTGTCGTATCCTTATAAGGAAACCGTCGTAGCCGACCTGGACGCGGATGAGGTGCAGAACATTCTCATGCCGATTCGCTTCCACATCGAGTGGTTCGTTGTGAAGCGGTATCTGGGCAAGCTCGATGAAAGCTTCTTCGCGAAGCAGCAAGTCATCATCGACGAGATGCGCGCAGCCGTCGAGAATGGCGAGAAAAGCCGTCTGGTCGACCTCGACATCCTGTTCCACCAGTCGATTCTGGAGCTGGCGACCGAGCGAACCGTCATGCTGACGTGGCAGAGCATCGTCAACCAAATCCGCCTCCACTTCACGAAGAACATCTCGTTCTACAACCTCGACAATATGGAGCGAGATCACCAAGAGCTGATGGATGCGTTCCTCACCAAGGACCTGGATCTCATCCAGCAGGCTATTCTTAAGCATCTGGACAGCGACGATAATTTGCTGTGCTTCACGAAGTAG
- a CDS encoding Ig-like domain-containing protein: MRILTLLTVIAVVALGADYYLSNNWMLRTYPANGTVNVPMDAQITANWKGNRGNNLGMALHYADAPQDYIYGTVAGSEHGLSFQPDHNLDPGRHIVVNVDAGRRHYQFTFTTIREP, translated from the coding sequence ATGCGAATTCTCACACTTCTCACAGTCATAGCAGTTGTTGCGCTAGGCGCGGATTATTACCTTTCTAACAACTGGATGCTGCGAACTTATCCCGCCAATGGCACCGTTAACGTGCCAATGGATGCTCAGATTACGGCGAACTGGAAAGGAAATCGAGGCAATAACCTCGGGATGGCACTGCACTACGCCGATGCTCCGCAAGACTATATCTACGGCACCGTTGCAGGATCGGAACACGGGCTATCTTTTCAGCCAGATCATAATCTCGATCCAGGGCGGCACATTGTCGTCAACGTGGATGCCGGCAGAAGACATTACCAGTTCACTTTTACAACAATTCGAGAGCCTTAA
- a CDS encoding methyl-accepting chemotaxis protein: MKRNLFTLTLRNKLIIAFTVILLVPSLTIGWFSYQTAKSQIESRMNMTVTENVRVLDEMLTGYIQPITTDVDYLSQTFKLDAGQPTAAADLQTLIAAFQKVHTQVDTAYLGTSKGEMLLSPQQELPADFDPRTRPWYESAMKANGQIVITEPYINATDGKVVVTIAKSTPNGAGVVGVDLNLEALSTQIESVKIGKEGYASIADNSKTFLIHPHQQPGTKVPDEIAGPMYAEQTAFFTFDEKSSKMRESVTTNKLTGWKLAGTFSVNEIDKDASKILNQTMLVVVICLLVGTALIYIIIRAIVRPIRALIHVSEQVSNGDLTVSLDVSGAKKDEITKLSTSFNTMIVSLKTLLAEVNETSHQLAASSEQLSASSDQTSMATQFIAENIQQMASGSEKQVESVRIGSTSVGEMSRGVEEIAANAQLVTEVAVQTSHISAEGNAAIETAITQMQSIERTFEELSQVITGLTQQSAEIGQMVNMIQDISTQTNLLSLNASIEAARAGEHGRGFAVVAQEVKKLAEQTAVSSKSVIELVESMQGGTERAVHSMNATSVEVTAGIAVISRAGALFKQIQGSVLEVEAQIKEVSQVSQRISSDGHETVTAINSISGIAQESALATQNVSAAAQQQLASMEEIAASAAFLTKMAEDLQLRVERFKL, translated from the coding sequence TTGAAACGCAATCTATTCACGCTTACTTTGCGGAATAAGCTCATTATTGCATTTACAGTCATATTGCTCGTGCCGAGCCTTACAATTGGCTGGTTCTCCTACCAGACCGCCAAATCTCAAATCGAGAGTCGGATGAACATGACGGTCACCGAAAATGTACGCGTCCTCGACGAGATGCTGACCGGCTACATCCAGCCTATCACCACGGATGTTGATTACTTATCGCAAACTTTTAAGCTGGACGCCGGCCAGCCGACAGCAGCAGCTGATCTGCAGACGTTAATCGCTGCGTTCCAAAAGGTACACACGCAAGTGGATACCGCCTACCTCGGAACGAGCAAGGGTGAGATGCTGCTCAGCCCACAGCAGGAGCTTCCGGCGGATTTTGACCCGCGCACTCGTCCTTGGTATGAAAGTGCAATGAAGGCTAATGGCCAAATCGTCATCACGGAGCCTTACATCAACGCAACGGATGGAAAAGTCGTCGTGACGATCGCCAAGTCAACTCCGAACGGAGCAGGCGTGGTCGGCGTCGACCTGAATCTTGAAGCGCTGAGTACGCAAATTGAAAGTGTCAAAATCGGTAAGGAAGGTTATGCCTCCATCGCCGATAACTCCAAGACATTCCTAATTCACCCGCATCAGCAGCCAGGAACAAAAGTGCCTGATGAAATCGCGGGGCCGATGTATGCGGAACAGACGGCGTTCTTTACCTTTGATGAAAAGAGCAGCAAAATGCGCGAGTCCGTGACGACGAATAAGCTGACAGGCTGGAAGCTTGCCGGTACGTTCAGTGTGAATGAGATCGACAAGGATGCTTCGAAGATTTTGAACCAGACGATGCTTGTTGTAGTGATTTGCCTCCTTGTAGGTACAGCGCTCATCTATATCATCATTCGTGCGATTGTCCGTCCAATTCGCGCACTCATCCATGTGTCGGAGCAGGTCAGCAACGGTGATCTGACCGTATCGCTTGATGTATCCGGTGCGAAGAAAGACGAAATTACGAAGCTTAGCACAAGCTTCAATACGATGATTGTGTCGTTGAAGACGCTGCTGGCCGAAGTGAATGAGACATCCCATCAGCTTGCTGCCTCCTCGGAGCAGCTCTCCGCCAGCTCGGACCAAACTTCAATGGCCACCCAGTTTATCGCTGAGAATATCCAGCAAATGGCGTCTGGCTCCGAGAAACAAGTGGAAAGCGTTAGAATCGGCTCTACGTCTGTCGGCGAAATGTCCAGAGGCGTCGAAGAAATCGCCGCTAACGCGCAGTTGGTCACCGAGGTTGCGGTACAAACCTCTCATATCTCTGCGGAAGGCAATGCTGCAATTGAGACGGCGATTACACAGATGCAGTCTATTGAGCGGACGTTTGAAGAGTTGTCGCAAGTCATCACGGGGCTTACGCAGCAGTCCGCTGAGATCGGCCAAATGGTTAACATGATTCAAGATATTTCGACGCAGACGAACCTGTTGTCCTTGAACGCATCTATTGAAGCAGCGCGAGCAGGCGAGCATGGCAGAGGCTTTGCCGTTGTTGCGCAAGAGGTGAAGAAGCTGGCGGAGCAAACGGCTGTGTCATCGAAGAGCGTCATTGAGCTTGTCGAATCCATGCAAGGCGGCACAGAGCGCGCCGTTCATTCGATGAATGCAACGAGCGTCGAGGTTACGGCCGGTATCGCGGTTATAAGCCGGGCTGGTGCGCTGTTCAAGCAAATTCAAGGCTCTGTTCTTGAGGTTGAGGCGCAAATTAAGGAAGTATCTCAAGTGTCGCAGCGGATTTCGAGTGATGGCCATGAGACCGTTACGGCGATCAATTCGATCTCCGGCATCGCCCAAGAATCTGCTCTCGCTACGCAAAATGTATCCGCCGCCGCACAGCAGCAGCTCGCATCCATGGAGGAAATCGCCGCATCGGCAGCCTTCCTCACGAAGATGGCAGAGGATCTACAGCTGCGCGTGGAACGGTTTAAGCTATAA
- a CDS encoding phytanoyl-CoA dioxygenase family protein, producing MELTKEQLAFFDTFGFIKLSGLLKADITWITEEFEAVFPMLEEKHDGSKRTMIVPFADQREKLCSLVDDPRIAGIAKSLLGDDFNYMGSDGNYYTGDTGWHRDGENRARRHVKIALYLDALDGSSGALRVIPGSHRLDDKFGVDVKRVSQSQTALHVAGPDVPAVALDVVPGDVLVFDHNLFHASFGGSTHRRMFTLNLCERFGEDALDELRAYILLHAHFKREHYYGSAMLRSAGPERRVHLEQVDALCGDYAERTKDLPELPLKALI from the coding sequence ATGGAGCTTACGAAAGAGCAGCTTGCGTTCTTTGACACCTTTGGGTTTATTAAACTATCAGGCCTGCTAAAGGCGGACATCACGTGGATTACAGAAGAGTTCGAAGCGGTATTCCCGATGCTCGAAGAGAAGCACGACGGTTCGAAAAGAACGATGATCGTGCCGTTCGCCGATCAGCGCGAGAAGCTGTGCAGTCTCGTCGATGACCCTCGGATTGCGGGCATTGCGAAGTCGCTGCTCGGCGACGATTTCAACTACATGGGCAGCGATGGCAACTACTACACAGGTGATACCGGCTGGCACCGTGACGGCGAGAATCGTGCGCGCAGACATGTGAAGATCGCGCTTTATCTCGACGCGCTGGACGGATCCAGTGGCGCACTCCGTGTTATTCCGGGCAGTCACCGGCTAGACGACAAGTTCGGCGTTGATGTGAAGCGGGTGAGCCAATCGCAGACGGCTCTTCATGTTGCGGGACCGGATGTGCCTGCTGTGGCGCTCGATGTCGTGCCAGGCGACGTGCTCGTGTTCGACCATAACTTGTTCCACGCTTCGTTCGGCGGCAGCACGCATCGGCGCATGTTCACGCTGAATTTGTGCGAGCGGTTTGGTGAAGATGCGCTGGATGAGCTGCGCGCGTATATTTTGCTGCATGCGCACTTTAAGCGCGAGCACTATTACGGTTCGGCTATGCTGCGCAGCGCAGGGCCTGAGCGGAGGGTTCATCTCGAGCAGGTCGACGCCCTCTGCGGCGACTACGCCGAGCGTACGAAGGACCTGCCGGAGCTGCCGCTGAAGGCGCTGATTTAA
- a CDS encoding hydroxypyruvate isomerase family protein, which produces MKLSVCIDAVYSGKDFYASMDEIREIGYDTIEFWSWWDRDVEKIARTARELGLGIASVCTKMESLVDASKRDAFVAGLRESIAVAGQLGCKVLIAQAGAELASVPREEQQRSMIEGLKIAAPLLEEAGVTLVLEPLNTLVDHKGYYLYSSEEAFHIIREVGSPNVKLVFDIYHQQIMEGNVLANIIPNLELIGHFHAAGNPGRHELSTGELHYDRIFEAIDAAGYEGYMGLEYFPVAAPAEGLKALLGS; this is translated from the coding sequence GTGAAATTATCGGTATGCATTGATGCCGTCTATAGCGGCAAGGATTTCTATGCAAGCATGGACGAGATTCGCGAGATCGGTTACGACACGATTGAGTTCTGGAGCTGGTGGGATAGGGATGTGGAGAAAATCGCTCGTACCGCTCGAGAGCTTGGTCTTGGCATCGCATCGGTATGCACGAAGATGGAAAGCTTGGTGGATGCGTCGAAGCGGGATGCTTTTGTGGCGGGACTCCGTGAATCCATTGCGGTCGCAGGGCAGCTTGGCTGCAAGGTGCTGATTGCCCAAGCGGGTGCAGAGCTGGCCTCCGTGCCGCGCGAGGAGCAGCAGCGTTCGATGATTGAAGGCTTGAAGATTGCTGCGCCTCTTCTTGAGGAAGCAGGCGTTACGCTTGTGCTTGAGCCGCTGAATACGCTTGTTGATCATAAAGGCTATTATTTGTATTCCTCGGAAGAAGCGTTCCATATTATCCGCGAGGTCGGCAGTCCGAATGTGAAGCTGGTGTTCGATATCTATCATCAGCAGATCATGGAGGGTAACGTGCTGGCCAATATCATTCCGAATCTTGAGCTGATTGGACATTTCCATGCGGCGGGCAATCCGGGGCGACATGAGTTGAGCACAGGAGAGCTGCACTACGACAGGATCTTTGAAGCGATTGATGCGGCAGGGTATGAGGGCTATATGGGACTGGAATATTTTCCGGTGGCGGCGCCTGCTGAGGGCTTAAAAGCACTGCTTGGTTCATAG
- a CDS encoding sugar phosphate isomerase/epimerase family protein, translated as MFPFRSSLNASTLFPYKLNVIEQIAIAGEAGYEGIELWVSGIESYIEGGGTAAEIREALAKHSVAFVNAIAFFKWADQDDAIREEAFVQAERELRMLADLGCVAAAAPPFGDVANVSLTDMGRHFARLSALGREIGIDVYLEFWGRASQLSRVDQALEVIRASELTDAQVLLDPFHMYTGGSTVEDLKGLQGSQIGIMHANDYPASPSRETITDAERVFPGEGIAPSKEIAETLYAAGYRGYLSVELFIADFGSQTALETAAKGLQTLKETYQVAGE; from the coding sequence ATAAATTGAATGTAATCGAGCAAATCGCCATTGCTGGAGAAGCTGGCTATGAAGGAATCGAGCTATGGGTTTCCGGCATAGAGAGCTATATCGAAGGTGGCGGTACTGCTGCTGAAATTCGCGAAGCGTTAGCGAAGCATAGCGTTGCGTTCGTGAACGCCATCGCTTTCTTCAAATGGGCGGATCAGGACGACGCAATCCGGGAGGAAGCTTTCGTACAAGCGGAGCGCGAGCTTCGTATGCTGGCTGATCTTGGCTGCGTTGCTGCTGCGGCGCCTCCATTTGGCGATGTGGCAAACGTCAGCTTAACCGATATGGGCCGTCACTTCGCAAGATTGTCGGCGCTTGGCCGCGAGATCGGCATCGACGTCTATCTCGAGTTCTGGGGTCGCGCGAGTCAGTTGTCGCGCGTTGATCAAGCGCTTGAAGTTATCCGTGCATCGGAGTTAACGGATGCACAGGTGCTGCTTGATCCGTTCCATATGTACACAGGCGGCAGCACGGTAGAAGATTTGAAGGGGCTGCAGGGCAGCCAAATTGGCATTATGCATGCCAATGACTACCCGGCTTCGCCGAGCCGCGAGACGATTACGGATGCGGAGCGGGTATTCCCAGGCGAAGGCATCGCGCCTTCGAAGGAAATAGCCGAGACGCTCTACGCGGCAGGCTACCGTGGTTACCTCTCTGTAGAGCTGTTCATTGCGGACTTCGGCTCGCAGACCGCGCTGGAAACAGCGGCGAAAGGGCTGCAGACGCTGAAGGAAACGTATCAGGTTGCAGGCGAGTAA